A DNA window from Fragaria vesca subsp. vesca linkage group LG3, FraVesHawaii_1.0, whole genome shotgun sequence contains the following coding sequences:
- the LOC101294340 gene encoding dihydroorotate dehydrogenase (quinone), mitochondrial-like, whose protein sequence is MAARASRKLLRDFLLRRTACTAPIGIGAARHSSSAAPKPPKIPKIPHFSKRGLFTAATLGLVIAGGAYASTVDEATFCGWLFSATKLVNPIFALLDPEVAHRLGVSAAARGWVPREKRPDPPNLGLEVWGRKFSNPIGLAAGFDKNAEAVDGLLGLGFGFVEIGSVTPIPQEGNPKPRVFRLRDEGAIINRYGFNSEGIIAVAKRLGIQHGKRMLDETSSTSSPSADEAKGGGKSGPGILGVNLGKNKTSEDAASDYVQGVHSLSQYADYLVINVSSPNTPGLRMLQGRKELKDLVKKVQAARDEMQWGEEGPPPLLVKIAPDLSKEDLEDIAAVARTLHLDGLIISNTTVSRPDTVSKNSVASEAGGLSGKPLFDMSTSLLKEMYILTRGKIPLIGCGGIFSGEDAYRKIRAGATLVQLYTGFAYGGPALIPQIKAELSECLERDGFKTVIEAVGADCR, encoded by the exons ATGGCGGCAAGGGCCTCAAGAAAACTACTCAGAGACTTTTTGCTGAGAAGAACAGCATGCACAGCTCCAATTGGGATTGGAGCTGCCAGGCATTCTTCCTCTGCTGCCCCAAAACCTCCCAAGATTCCAAAGATCCCTCATTTTTCCAAGAGG GGGCTATTTACTGCAGCCACATTGGGGTTGGTTATAGCTGGAGGAGCTTATGCAAGCACAGTTGATGAAGCAACTTTCTG TGGATGGCTATTCTCAGCTACCAAACTTGTCAATCCAATCTTTGCTCTTCTGGATCCAGAGGTTGCTCATAGACTGGGAGTCTCAGCCGCAGCACGTGGTTGGGTTCCTAGGGAGAAGAGACCAGATCCACCAAATTTAGGCCTAGAAGTTTGGGGAAGGAAGTTCTCAAACCCCATAGGTCTTGCTGCTGGCTTTGATAAGAATGCTGAGGCTGTTGATGGCTTACTTGGTTTAGGATTTGGCTTTGTAGAGATTGGTTCTGTAACCCCTATTCCACAGGAGGGCAATCCAAAGCCTCGTGTCTTCAGATTACGTGATGAAGG GGCTATCATCAATCGCTATGGCTTTAATAGTGAAGGAATTATTGCTGTTGCAAAGCGGTTGGGAATCCAGCATGGTAAGAGGATGTTGGATGAAACTTCAAGTACTTCATCTCCATCGGCTGATGAAGCCAAAGGTGGAGGAAAATCTGGCCCTGGCATACTGGGCGTGAATCTTGGAAAAAATAAGACAAGTGAAGATGCTGCTTCAGATTATGTACAAGGGGTTCATTCCTTGTCCCAGTATGCTGATTACTTG GTGATTAATGTTTCATCACCCAACACCCCAGGGTTACGTATGCTTCAAGGAAGAAAGGAGTTAAAGGACCTTGTGAAGAAG GTACAAGCTGCTCGTGATGAAATGCAATGGGGGGAAGAGGGCCCTCCTCCATTGCTGGTGAAAATTGCTCCGGATTTGTCTAAAGAAGACCTTGAAGATATTGCTGCA GTGGCACGTACCCTTCACTTGGACGGGTTG ATTATATCAAACACAACTGTTTCAAGACCAGATACTGTGAGTAAAAACTCAGTGGCTTCTGAAGCTGGTGGCTTGAGTGGGAAACCACTCTTTGATATGTCTACCAGCCTATTAAAGGAAATGTACATCTTGACTAGG GGGAAGATTCCTTTAATAGGGTGTGGAGGCATTTTCAG TGGCGAGGATGCTTATCGAAAAATACGAGCTGGAGCAACTCTTGTTCAGCTTTATACAGGCTTTGCCTATGGGGGGCCTGCTCTCATTCCCCAGATAAAG GCTGAATTGTCTGAATGCTTAGAAAGAGATGGCTTCAAAACTGTTATTGAAGCAGTTGGTGCAGATTGCAGATGA
- the LOC101294635 gene encoding cyclic dof factor 4-like has protein sequence MAEVSSGQGAPGIKLFGTTITLQQVVVKDDHHREQKKADDVHDQTVEMKRPEKIIPCPRCKSMETKFCYFNNYNVNQPRHFCKGCQRYWTAGGALRNVPVGAGRRKSKPPCRELVGFPEPCMYEASEVVHQFELEGVVEKWHVAAVQGDFRHVFPVVKRRRSGSGGQTCS, from the coding sequence ATGGCTGAAGTTAGCAGCGGCCAAGGTGCGCCTGGGATTAAGCTGTTTGGGACAACCATTACATTACAGCAAGTAGTAGTGAAAGATGATCATCATCGTGAGCAAAAGAAAGCAGACGACGTTCATGACCAAACGGTGGAGATGAAAAGGCCGGAGAAGATCATACCATGCCCAAGGTGCAAGAGCATGGAGACCAAGTTTTGTTACTTCAATAACTACAATGTAAACCAGCCTCGACACTTCTGCAAGGGCTGCCAGAGGTACTGGACGGCCGGCGGGGCCCTACGTAACGTGCCGGTGGGAGCCGGCCGTCGGAAAAGCAAGCCTCCGTGCCGGGAGTTGGTCGGTTTTCCGGAGCCTTGTATGTATGAGGCTTCAGAGGTGGTGCACCAGTTTGAGCTGGAAGGGGTTGTGGAAAAGTGGCACGTGGCTGCGGTACAGGGCGATTTCCGACATGTTTTCCCGGTGGTGAAGCGGCGGAGGAGTGGCTCAGGTGGTCAAACGTGTAGCTGA